In one window of Erythrolamprus reginae isolate rEryReg1 chromosome 1, rEryReg1.hap1, whole genome shotgun sequence DNA:
- the LOC139163416 gene encoding perilipin-3-like: MLLEEKVEDHLAPNGQALEQQNVVSRVANLPLVSSTCHLVSSAYTSTKETSPYLKSVCDVAEKGVKTLTAAALCGAQPLVTRLEPQIATASVYACKGLDKLEEKLPILQQPSDQVVADTKELLSSKVTGARDAVSSTVNGAKEAVSSGLSGMVDIAKGAVQGSVEMTCSVVAGGVNNVMGSRVGEIITAGMVTMLGKSEEFVDYYLPMTDRELAELATSLEGFEIGPLEQQKEPRSYFVRLGSLSSKLRQRVFPHFLSKLKEAKEGTQDALSELHQTLVLIEHVKHGMDQTLQNGQGKLHQMWLDWSQRHPGNYQPLDSSAQPEVESRTLAMFRGLTHQVQLSYLSLLSQLRGLPAGIQDKAKLIWHTLEDLNGSFSAAGSFREVPSTTLAESCQRILKARVSVDEIVDYVVQNVPLPWVVGPFAPILVELPYACGMEEDERGEDPRPKLNTEPKKRAEGDCNL; the protein is encoded by the exons ATGTTGTTGGAAGAGAAAGTCGAGGATCACCTGGCTCCTAATGGCCAAGCTTTGGAGCAGCAG AACGTGGTCAGTCGGGTGGCCAACCTTCCCTTGGTGAGCTCAACCTGCCATCTGGTCTCCTCCGCCTACACCTCCACCAAGGAGACGAGTCCTTACCTGAAGTCCGTCTGCGACGTGGCCGAGAAAGGAGTGAAGACCCTCACGGCTGCTGCCCTGTGTGGTGCCCAGCCTCTGGTCACCAGGCTGGAGCCTCAGA TTGCCACAGCCAGTGTGTATGCTTGCAAAGGACTGGACAAACTGGAAGAGAAGCTACCTATCCTGCAGCAGCCGTCTGACCAG GTGGTAGCAGACACCAAGGAATTGCTGTCCAGCAAAGTCACCGGAGCCCGAGATGCCGTTTCCAGCACCGTCAATGGAGCGAAAGAAGCCGTGTCCAGTGGCCTGAGCGGGATGGTGGACATAGCCAAGGGAGCCGTGCAGGGCAGTGTGGAGATGACCTGCTCTGTCGTGGCAGGGGGCGTGAACAACGTTATGGGCTCTAGAGTGGGTGAGATAATCACCGCCGGTATGGTTACTATGCTGGGCAAGTCCGAAGAATTTGTGGATTATTACCTGCCCATGACGGATCGAGAGCTCG CTGAACTGGCCACCTCCCTGGAAGGCTTCGAAATTGGCCCACTGGAGCAGCAGAAGGAGCCGAGAAGCTATTTTGTCCGCCTGGGGTCCTTGTCCAGCAAACTTCGCCAGCGTGTCTTCCCGCATTTCCTGTCTAAGTTGAAAGAAGCCAAGGAAGGCACCCAAGATGCCCTGAGCGAGCTCCACCAGACCTTAGTGCTG ATTGAACATGTCAAACACGGGATGGACCAGACCCTGCAGAATGGCCAAGGGAAGCTTCATCAGATGTGGCTGGACTGGAGTCAGAGGCATCCTGGGAACTATCAGCCACTGGATTCATCAGCACAGCCAGAG gTCGAGTCCCGGACGCTGGCCATGTTTCGTGGACTGACTCACCAGGTGCAGCTTTCGTATTTGAGCCTCCTGTCCCAGCTTCGGGGTCTGCCCGCCGGCATCCAAGACAAAGCCAAGCTGATCTGGCACACGTTGGAGGACCTCAACGGATCTTTCTCGGCCGCGGGTTCCTTCCGAGAGGTGCCGTCCACCACCCTGGCCGAGAGCTGTCAGCGGATTCTCAAGGCCCGGGTTTCGGTGGACGAAATCGTGGACTACGTGGTACAGAATGTCCCCCTGCCTTGGGTGGTGGGGCCGTTTGCCCCCATCTTGGTGGAACTGCCTTATGCCTGCGGCATGGAGGAGGACGAGCGAGGAGAAGACCCCAGACCCAAACTCAATACGGAGCCCAAGAAAAGAGCAGAAGGAGACTGCAATTTATAG